From the genome of Bordetella sp. H567, one region includes:
- a CDS encoding ogr/Delta-like zinc finger family protein, whose amino-acid sequence MTTSTLTPQRANGIRMQCPHCDTPSLVRSSRALSRTLRELEFQCHNHICGHTWVATLEAVRTLSPSSMPHQEVHLPLSPVTELRRAAAELRNDPRQGSLSV is encoded by the coding sequence ATGACCACTTCGACGCTGACACCACAACGCGCGAACGGCATTCGGATGCAATGCCCGCACTGCGACACCCCATCGCTGGTCCGATCGAGCCGCGCGCTTTCGCGAACCCTTCGCGAGCTGGAATTTCAGTGTCACAACCATATTTGCGGGCACACCTGGGTCGCCACGTTGGAGGCCGTACGCACCCTCTCCCCTTCTTCCATGCCGCATCAAGAAGTTCACCTTCCACTGTCCCCTGTTACCGAGCTGCGCCGCGCCGCGGCTGAGCTTCGGAACGACCCACGCCAAGGGAGCCTTTCCGTATGA
- a CDS encoding phage tail sheath protein, translating to MATDYHHGVRVIELDGGTRPIRTIATAIVGLVVTAADADEATFPINRPVLVTNVKTAMGKAGSTGTLRRALEGIGLQTNPVCVVVRVEEGATEAETTANVIGGVSPTGQYQGVQALLAAKTSGPLVTPRILGAPGLDNADVTAALVSVAQALRGFVYAYAWDCATKEDVAAYRETFGQRELMLIWPEFTNFNTVTKATDPLSSVAVALGLRAKIDEEVGWHKTLSNVVVNGATGVTKDVYWDLQSTATDADYLNAKDVTVLINKEGFRFWGSRTCAGPDSLYPFENYTRTAQILADTVADAHMWAVDAPMHPTLIKDVIEGINRKFAELKAQGYIIDGSAWYDEEPNTVDVLKSGKAYIDYDYTPVPPLENLVFQQRITDRYLLDFAARVNA from the coding sequence ATGGCGACCGACTATCACCACGGCGTACGTGTCATCGAGCTCGATGGCGGAACCCGTCCCATCCGAACTATTGCAACGGCCATCGTTGGCCTGGTGGTAACCGCGGCTGATGCCGACGAAGCCACCTTCCCTATCAACCGTCCGGTGCTGGTGACCAATGTGAAAACGGCCATGGGCAAGGCCGGCTCGACCGGCACCTTGCGCCGTGCCCTTGAAGGCATCGGCCTACAGACGAATCCAGTCTGCGTGGTAGTGCGCGTGGAAGAGGGGGCGACCGAGGCCGAGACCACGGCCAACGTGATCGGCGGCGTCTCGCCCACCGGTCAGTACCAGGGCGTGCAGGCACTACTGGCGGCGAAGACGAGCGGCCCGCTTGTCACGCCGCGCATCCTGGGCGCCCCAGGCTTGGATAACGCGGATGTGACCGCCGCGCTGGTCAGCGTCGCCCAGGCGCTGCGCGGCTTCGTGTACGCCTATGCATGGGACTGCGCAACCAAGGAAGATGTGGCGGCGTATCGCGAGACCTTCGGCCAGCGCGAACTCATGCTGATCTGGCCGGAGTTCACCAATTTCAACACCGTCACGAAAGCGACCGACCCGCTGTCGTCTGTCGCCGTGGCCTTGGGCCTGCGGGCGAAGATCGACGAGGAGGTCGGATGGCACAAGACCCTCTCCAACGTCGTGGTGAACGGCGCGACCGGTGTCACGAAGGACGTCTATTGGGACCTGCAAAGCACGGCCACCGACGCGGATTACCTGAACGCGAAGGACGTGACGGTGCTGATCAACAAGGAAGGCTTCCGATTCTGGGGTAGCCGAACCTGCGCCGGTCCCGACAGCCTTTATCCCTTCGAGAACTACACCCGTACGGCGCAGATCCTGGCCGACACGGTCGCCGATGCCCATATGTGGGCGGTCGATGCTCCGATGCACCCGACCCTCATCAAAGACGTCATCGAAGGCATCAACCGCAAGTTCGCGGAATTGAAGGCCCAGGGCTACATCATCGACGGCAGCGCCTGGTACGACGAGGAGCCGAATACCGTCGATGTCTTGAAGTCGGGCAAGGCGTACATCGACTACGACTACACGCCGGTGCCGCCGCTCGAAAACCTGGTGTTCCAGCAACGAATCACCGATCGCTACCTGCTGGACTTCGCAGCACGCGTGAACGCTTAA
- a CDS encoding GpE family phage tail protein, with amino-acid sequence MADIAVVFHWPPAAMDALSLTELMDWRERARVRATPEE; translated from the coding sequence ATGGCGGACATCGCGGTGGTCTTCCACTGGCCGCCCGCCGCGATGGACGCGCTATCACTGACTGAGCTGATGGACTGGCGCGAGCGTGCACGCGTCAGAGCCACACCGGAAGAGTAA
- a CDS encoding phage tail protein, with product MMMCIGMFVFGLPTIAYQTLQRHTDWRYAKNSRIGARQASQYIGPGDDVITLSGWVAPELTGSAASIDLVRRMAGTGKPYLLLTGAGVVMGAYKINSVDETQTLFYITGQARRIEFSIVLECVDNSQARSLLGDGLQIPVDLMNGSPADWSIFQ from the coding sequence ATGATGATGTGCATCGGCATGTTCGTTTTCGGCCTGCCCACAATCGCCTACCAGACGCTGCAGCGCCACACTGACTGGCGGTACGCGAAGAACTCCCGGATCGGCGCACGGCAAGCGTCTCAGTACATTGGCCCCGGCGACGACGTGATAACGCTGTCGGGCTGGGTAGCCCCCGAGTTAACCGGCAGCGCAGCGTCAATCGATCTGGTGCGCAGGATGGCGGGAACAGGCAAACCCTACCTGCTGCTAACCGGCGCCGGGGTGGTAATGGGCGCGTACAAGATCAACTCCGTCGACGAGACCCAGACACTGTTCTATATCACCGGCCAGGCCCGGCGCATTGAGTTCAGCATCGTGCTCGAATGCGTCGATAACAGCCAGGCGCGCTCGCTACTCGGTGACGGCCTACAGATTCCGGTCGACCTGATGAACGGCTCGCCGGCGGACTGGAGCATCTTTCAGTGA
- a CDS encoding helix-turn-helix domain-containing protein → MATNILSREQIEDAARLKAIFNAKKQPLRLTQESLAARLGFSNQSGVSHYLNAKAALNINAAVLFAEALQVSVGDFSPRLQSEIDRIAQFATGMPAPRAARVQSEWPFSVTREQYDRLSRGDKARINVMFETFVRNFADLERPRKKSSRAA, encoded by the coding sequence ATGGCGACAAACATACTCAGCCGTGAGCAGATAGAAGATGCGGCGCGACTCAAGGCGATTTTCAACGCCAAGAAGCAACCACTACGTCTCACGCAGGAAAGCCTTGCCGCGCGACTGGGGTTCTCGAACCAGAGCGGGGTGAGCCATTATCTGAACGCGAAGGCGGCGCTCAACATCAATGCAGCGGTGCTGTTTGCCGAAGCGTTGCAGGTCTCGGTAGGCGACTTCAGCCCTAGATTACAAAGCGAAATAGACCGCATTGCCCAGTTCGCGACCGGGATGCCTGCGCCCCGGGCGGCTCGCGTCCAATCGGAATGGCCGTTTAGCGTCACACGCGAGCAATACGACCGGCTCAGCCGAGGTGACAAGGCCCGTATAAACGTGATGTTCGAGACCTTCGTCCGCAATTTCGCCGACCTGGAGAGACCGCGAAAAAAGTCGTCGCGAGCCGCCTGA
- a CDS encoding helix-turn-helix transcriptional regulator has translation MSTGSVLKELAGEALYSWADIAPFVRIGRETWRRHVLAGTAPQPVRLSSRCTRYRGRDVLAWIESPATYRAGTVGQK, from the coding sequence ATGAGCACGGGCAGCGTATTGAAAGAACTGGCAGGTGAGGCCCTGTATTCGTGGGCAGACATCGCGCCGTTTGTGCGCATCGGCCGAGAGACCTGGCGACGCCACGTCCTTGCAGGAACCGCGCCGCAGCCCGTAAGGCTTAGCAGCCGCTGCACACGTTACCGTGGCCGCGACGTGCTGGCCTGGATCGAATCACCCGCAACTTATCGCGCCGGCACAGTAGGCCAGAAATAA
- a CDS encoding helix-turn-helix domain-containing protein produces MNPTRRIRQTLGLTQAELATALGISQSLVSQYERGRQEMPPDTARRLIQFAQTRGKRFTFNDIYLNQ; encoded by the coding sequence ATGAACCCCACCCGACGCATCCGCCAAACCCTTGGATTGACCCAGGCCGAGTTAGCTACCGCCCTTGGCATAAGCCAATCGCTTGTGTCGCAGTACGAACGTGGGCGCCAAGAAATGCCACCCGACACCGCGCGGCGCCTCATCCAGTTCGCCCAGACCCGCGGGAAACGCTTCACCTTCAACGACATTTATCTCAACCAATGA
- a CDS encoding phage major tail tube protein, translated as MGMPRKLKQMNVFNEGTSYLGQCTSVTLPNLERKMEAYRAGGMNGSAKVDHGLDENSLQLKWKVGGYTKQILQQYGATSVSGVLLRFTQGFERDDIDGGGVDAVEVVVRGRHSVVDRGEAKVSEDTEWDITTECVYYKETMNGEVLVEIDILNMIEMYAGVDRMEALRKAIGI; from the coding sequence ATGGGTATGCCCCGTAAGCTCAAACAGATGAATGTATTCAACGAGGGCACGTCCTATCTGGGCCAGTGCACCTCGGTCACCCTGCCTAACCTGGAACGCAAGATGGAAGCGTACCGGGCGGGCGGGATGAACGGCTCGGCCAAGGTCGATCACGGCCTGGACGAAAACTCCCTGCAGCTGAAATGGAAGGTCGGCGGCTATACGAAGCAGATCTTGCAGCAGTACGGCGCGACGTCGGTCTCCGGGGTGCTGCTGCGCTTCACGCAGGGCTTCGAGCGAGACGATATCGACGGCGGCGGAGTGGACGCCGTCGAAGTTGTCGTGCGCGGCCGCCATAGCGTAGTCGATCGCGGCGAAGCCAAGGTCAGCGAAGACACCGAGTGGGACATCACCACCGAGTGCGTCTACTACAAGGAAACGATGAACGGCGAAGTTCTCGTCGAAATCGACATTCTCAACATGATCGAAATGTACGCAGGCGTCGACCGTATGGAAGCGCTGCGTAAGGCGATCGGCATCTAA
- a CDS encoding toprim domain-containing protein, producing the protein MAKWFGRIKSDIDLHDLAERLGLKRQGSRGNYHSPGHTDTNASLSIYEKEGKRGWMDWSADTGGSTIDLMIYCGKAGDPLEAAKMLGQWYGIPMPEMPKPGDAAPAERKSTVDYIADRCQADAKPAVAYLSGRGIAEAVIERAIAQRSVGWNTWVSDKVPAGEAGHGGPAAAFIVRFPDTSRVAAVDLRYVDPAINGGVKTQCQGEKLGYGWTSDRRRLDRAHTVYVVESPINALSVECAGLPSGTAAFAIRGTGNVEAIDWTFLRGKSVRIALDHTDAVNERTGRRPGLAAAWRLSEILTALDISSMLVDMQDWEDGEDINDVLKTSGADELTRRLKMLEAWLIPGMPGGGDRMEGTRRVFLPGHDFGVYWRYRVKEDFTQYVAKFKDSSKDDGESSRSEELEDLCSFRVAGFSRLRIQSHLATLSGQPDTQPETVFGVSAQVPRHGNALQREVVNDDRLYNLEWWRAKFGQVWMPTQFTRMLTVLERTAHLGARDVVNFVGLAWRAGEPAALEGSDCYFLEPQKQCLYYNMRFPRGSRDAAATVVRAYQATFHHNAASIALVWGLGAHIKSILGFYPHLQMQAQKGSGKSKLLESLQATLSFQVLSGQMLKTDHRRRASVSYTTQPVGWDEFSKLPKTVLSDIDGLLQSTYRFEFTRVGATLTPYLMCAPVLLAGEEVDVESLQSKICRTSLSVAKQGDVIPHDLPQFPIWNWLQFLAEQKPERIRELHFKCLARCVARARSDERDATAKRMMENYAAVLTAWLLVAEFAGFDARQGDFAEDLISEMNTHIADTNGTRLPWVWIMEILLSELEAKRFEYPYAWGKVQTDDGEDTLLYLRPNHVMDHLSTASHLRGKFDSLPIKTGRIFKQQLMQSGVVATQGGKPIDNADKIIRGQRTARLTAISLSKLEALGLYATPFFAGEIPNDQ; encoded by the coding sequence ATGGCTAAATGGTTCGGTCGAATCAAGAGCGACATCGACCTGCATGATCTGGCCGAGCGGCTGGGCTTGAAGCGTCAGGGGAGCCGTGGCAACTACCACAGCCCGGGGCACACGGACACGAACGCTTCGCTTTCCATTTACGAGAAGGAGGGCAAGCGCGGATGGATGGATTGGTCTGCCGATACCGGAGGCAGCACCATCGATCTGATGATCTACTGCGGCAAGGCCGGCGACCCGCTGGAGGCCGCGAAGATGCTCGGGCAATGGTACGGAATCCCGATGCCAGAAATGCCCAAGCCAGGTGACGCTGCGCCTGCTGAGCGTAAGAGCACCGTCGACTACATCGCCGACCGTTGCCAGGCCGATGCCAAGCCGGCCGTGGCCTATCTGTCCGGGAGAGGGATAGCCGAAGCCGTGATCGAGCGCGCGATCGCGCAACGCTCAGTCGGCTGGAACACCTGGGTTAGCGACAAGGTGCCAGCCGGGGAGGCCGGGCACGGCGGGCCGGCGGCGGCGTTCATCGTACGCTTCCCGGATACCTCGCGCGTGGCGGCCGTCGACCTACGCTATGTCGATCCTGCGATCAACGGCGGCGTGAAGACGCAGTGTCAAGGCGAGAAATTGGGTTATGGATGGACGAGCGACCGCCGGCGCCTGGATCGCGCCCACACGGTGTACGTGGTCGAGAGCCCGATCAACGCGCTGTCCGTCGAGTGCGCTGGCCTGCCCTCCGGCACGGCAGCTTTCGCGATCCGCGGCACCGGCAACGTGGAAGCGATCGATTGGACGTTCCTGCGTGGCAAGAGCGTGCGCATCGCACTTGACCACACCGACGCGGTGAATGAGCGCACCGGCCGGCGCCCAGGGCTCGCGGCGGCATGGCGCTTGTCCGAGATCCTGACCGCGCTGGACATCAGCTCGATGCTGGTCGACATGCAGGATTGGGAGGACGGCGAGGATATAAACGACGTGCTGAAAACGAGCGGTGCCGACGAGCTGACGCGCCGCCTGAAGATGCTCGAAGCGTGGCTGATCCCGGGCATGCCCGGCGGCGGCGATCGCATGGAAGGCACGCGCCGGGTATTCCTGCCGGGCCACGACTTCGGCGTGTATTGGCGGTACAGGGTGAAAGAGGACTTCACGCAGTACGTCGCCAAGTTCAAGGACAGCTCCAAAGACGACGGCGAATCGTCGAGGTCGGAAGAACTGGAAGACCTCTGCTCGTTCCGCGTGGCGGGCTTTTCTCGGCTGCGCATTCAAAGCCACCTCGCTACCCTGAGCGGCCAGCCCGACACTCAACCCGAGACGGTATTCGGCGTGAGTGCCCAGGTGCCGCGCCACGGCAACGCGCTGCAGCGCGAGGTGGTCAACGATGATCGGCTCTACAACTTGGAATGGTGGCGCGCGAAGTTCGGCCAGGTGTGGATGCCGACTCAGTTCACCCGCATGCTGACCGTGCTCGAACGCACCGCCCATCTGGGCGCGCGCGACGTCGTGAATTTCGTCGGGCTCGCGTGGCGTGCCGGCGAGCCGGCCGCGCTGGAAGGCAGCGACTGCTACTTCCTGGAGCCGCAAAAGCAGTGCCTCTACTACAACATGCGGTTCCCGCGCGGCTCGCGCGATGCCGCCGCGACCGTGGTGCGCGCTTATCAGGCAACGTTCCATCACAACGCCGCCTCGATCGCTTTGGTCTGGGGCCTGGGCGCCCATATCAAGTCGATCCTGGGTTTCTATCCCCATCTGCAAATGCAGGCTCAGAAGGGCTCAGGCAAGTCCAAGCTGCTGGAGAGCCTGCAGGCCACGCTTTCCTTCCAGGTGCTATCGGGCCAGATGCTGAAAACGGACCACCGGCGCCGCGCTTCGGTGTCCTATACCACGCAGCCGGTCGGCTGGGACGAGTTCTCCAAGCTGCCCAAGACGGTGCTATCTGATATCGACGGCCTGCTGCAATCGACGTACCGGTTTGAGTTCACCCGCGTAGGCGCCACACTTACCCCTTATTTGATGTGCGCCCCCGTGCTGCTGGCCGGTGAAGAGGTCGACGTCGAAAGCCTGCAGTCCAAGATCTGCCGCACGTCGCTGTCGGTTGCCAAACAGGGCGACGTCATCCCGCACGACCTGCCGCAGTTCCCGATCTGGAACTGGCTGCAGTTTCTCGCCGAGCAGAAACCGGAGCGGATCCGCGAGCTGCATTTCAAGTGTCTGGCCAGGTGCGTGGCCCGCGCCCGGTCGGATGAAAGAGACGCCACAGCCAAGCGCATGATGGAGAACTACGCGGCCGTGCTGACGGCGTGGCTGCTCGTCGCCGAATTCGCCGGCTTTGATGCGCGGCAGGGGGACTTCGCCGAGGACCTGATCAGCGAGATGAACACCCATATCGCTGACACCAATGGCACGCGCCTGCCGTGGGTGTGGATCATGGAGATCCTGCTGTCCGAGCTGGAAGCCAAGCGCTTCGAGTACCCGTACGCGTGGGGCAAGGTGCAGACCGACGACGGCGAGGACACGCTGCTATACCTGCGCCCCAACCACGTCATGGACCACCTGTCCACCGCTTCGCATCTGCGCGGCAAATTCGACTCGCTGCCGATCAAGACCGGGCGGATCTTCAAGCAGCAGCTGATGCAATCGGGCGTCGTAGCCACCCAGGGCGGCAAGCCGATCGACAACGCCGACAAAATCATTCGCGGCCAGCGCACCGCGCGCCTCACCGCCATTAGCCTGTCCAAGCTGGAAGCCCTGGGCCTGTACGCCACCCCCTTTTTCGCCGGCGAGATTCCGAACGACCAATAG
- a CDS encoding contractile injection system protein, VgrG/Pvc8 family, which translates to MTGVLKPRLISLGVTECRAEQADQLDIELDDTDGALAIPAREAVLRVYLGFQSTGMVDKGTYTVDEVEYSGAPDTITVRARSANLTSELRTRTERSFHKQKIRDIVAVIAKAHGLKSEVATFGDVVVPHIDQTNESDIAFLNRIGKRYDAVATVKEGRLLFIPIKGGQKVDGTDLPVHTIYRTDGDKFRYHVADRDAYTGVRAFWQDKRHKTRRSVVAGVIGNAKRLHETFASESDALDAARAEWERIKRGTATMTYDLAFGDPSLSAQHKVQFPDMKQPVGETVWLIKQLRHTLNEAQGLTTSIEAETNAVDVEPGDPDDTDS; encoded by the coding sequence TTGACCGGCGTTTTGAAGCCGCGGCTCATATCGCTCGGCGTCACCGAGTGCCGTGCGGAACAGGCCGACCAGCTCGACATCGAACTGGACGACACGGACGGCGCCTTGGCGATCCCGGCGAGAGAGGCAGTGCTACGTGTCTACCTAGGCTTCCAGTCGACCGGCATGGTCGACAAGGGCACGTACACGGTCGACGAAGTGGAATACTCCGGTGCCCCCGACACCATCACCGTAAGGGCGCGGAGCGCCAACCTCACAAGCGAGTTGCGTACCCGCACCGAACGCAGCTTCCACAAACAGAAAATACGCGACATCGTCGCCGTGATCGCGAAGGCCCACGGCCTGAAGTCCGAGGTCGCGACTTTCGGCGACGTGGTGGTACCCCATATCGACCAGACCAACGAATCTGACATTGCCTTCCTGAATCGCATCGGCAAGCGCTACGACGCCGTTGCAACGGTGAAGGAAGGACGGCTTCTGTTCATCCCGATCAAGGGCGGCCAAAAGGTTGACGGGACCGATCTGCCGGTACATACCATCTATCGCACGGATGGCGACAAATTCCGATACCACGTGGCCGATCGGGACGCCTATACCGGCGTTCGGGCCTTCTGGCAGGACAAGCGCCACAAGACGCGGCGCAGTGTTGTCGCGGGTGTGATCGGGAACGCCAAGCGGCTACACGAAACGTTCGCGAGCGAATCCGACGCCCTGGATGCGGCGCGTGCTGAGTGGGAACGGATCAAGCGCGGTACCGCCACCATGACCTACGATCTCGCCTTCGGCGACCCGTCGCTGTCGGCCCAACACAAAGTCCAGTTCCCCGACATGAAGCAGCCGGTCGGCGAGACGGTATGGCTTATCAAGCAGCTGCGACACACGCTCAATGAAGCCCAGGGACTGACCACAAGTATCGAAGCAGAGACAAATGCCGTCGATGTCGAGCCCGGAGACCCGGACGATACCGATTCATAG
- a CDS encoding phage tail tape measure protein, with protein MDKTLQLRVITAIQDKLSGPLKKIIGASTGTAQALQDLRSRLKGLEDTQRQVGKFRDLSKGLSTTRGDLQATQDRIRGLAAEMKGAGTPTRAMQRDFDRAVVSAGKLKEQASQQAQQLQVMRDRLGAAGVSTSSLAQHEQDLRSRITATTAAMSKQVEQMDAVTARQKAMSAARDKLHAAQGTAANMAIAGYAARSAGMHGLHGLEGSLEQSKDFEREAVRIKALGLGDHATEDAAKYARAMKQYGTSTTDNIVLMRDALTIFADEHHAQMAMPTLAKMKFANEAMYGSGEAKANEEAFMNMLKVIELRGGAKDQASFDREANMVQKVLSATGGRVGGDQWRDFIQRGGVAAKQLRNDAFYYQMEPLIQEMGGHAVGTGLMSAYSNLYQGKTTVRAVSELMKYGLVNPKMVEYTKIGTVKRVAPGALTGGELFKASPLEWVEQVLLPKLAAKGVTDPGAINDAISSMITNRTGANLFTTLVMQAQQIHKNERLNKGAADIDQSVSLGKTLTQGREVEVLARWRDLQLELGEKISPLYNGVLRITAAATEKVTDFMQKHATTATVLVSALTVLAGLMVAGGTLTIGLAAVIGPLAIVRFGLTTLGVQGGLGARALSLLADGFRLAGSAIMFVGRTMLLNPIGLTITAIALAAALIYEYWTPLKAFFSDLWAKVASTFENAVQAVSGAAQRIWDGAVSVFGSMWASITGIFNGGVTGLGYALMNWNPLQLLYDVISGALATLGIQLPAKFTEFGAMLMTGLISGITGMAGAVKDSIVGMGDDVVGWFKDKLGIRSPSRVFIGLGEFVSQGAAIGIARQQPLAVDAARALAGAIAVSGALAAPAALAFEPTGSDGQPLSFDTRAPIAAAAGGRQIVIQGDTITIQLSPAGGADTEDLAQQIGRILDQRDRMKAARIRSQLSDVA; from the coding sequence ATGGATAAGACCCTTCAGCTGCGCGTCATTACCGCGATCCAAGACAAGTTGAGCGGCCCTCTGAAGAAGATCATCGGCGCGAGCACGGGCACCGCGCAAGCCCTCCAAGATCTGCGCAGCAGGCTCAAGGGGCTGGAAGATACCCAACGCCAGGTTGGCAAGTTTCGCGACCTGTCTAAAGGTCTCTCCACTACCCGCGGCGACCTGCAGGCGACCCAGGACCGTATCCGGGGCCTGGCTGCCGAGATGAAAGGAGCCGGCACGCCGACGCGGGCTATGCAGAGGGATTTCGATCGCGCGGTCGTGAGCGCCGGCAAGCTGAAGGAACAGGCCAGCCAGCAAGCCCAGCAGCTTCAAGTCATGCGCGATCGGCTCGGCGCGGCAGGGGTGTCGACCAGCAGCCTCGCCCAGCACGAGCAGGACCTGCGAAGCCGCATTACGGCGACCACGGCCGCCATGTCAAAGCAGGTCGAGCAGATGGACGCCGTAACGGCGCGCCAGAAGGCCATGAGCGCCGCGCGTGACAAGCTGCATGCCGCACAAGGGACGGCGGCCAATATGGCGATCGCCGGCTACGCCGCCCGCAGCGCAGGCATGCATGGCCTGCATGGTCTGGAGGGCTCCCTGGAGCAATCCAAGGACTTCGAGCGCGAAGCCGTGCGCATTAAGGCGCTGGGCCTTGGGGATCACGCCACCGAGGACGCCGCCAAGTATGCCCGCGCGATGAAGCAATACGGCACGTCGACCACCGACAACATTGTGCTGATGCGGGATGCCCTGACCATCTTCGCCGACGAACACCACGCCCAGATGGCCATGCCGACGTTGGCGAAGATGAAGTTTGCGAACGAAGCGATGTACGGGAGCGGAGAAGCGAAGGCAAACGAGGAAGCCTTCATGAACATGCTCAAGGTGATCGAGCTGCGAGGTGGCGCGAAGGACCAGGCGTCGTTCGATCGCGAGGCAAACATGGTGCAGAAGGTGCTGTCGGCGACCGGCGGGCGAGTCGGCGGGGACCAATGGCGTGACTTCATCCAGCGGGGCGGCGTGGCTGCCAAGCAGTTACGGAACGACGCCTTCTACTACCAGATGGAACCGCTGATCCAGGAAATGGGCGGCCATGCGGTGGGCACCGGCCTCATGAGTGCATACAGCAATTTGTACCAGGGGAAGACCACCGTGCGCGCGGTCAGCGAGCTGATGAAATACGGCCTGGTCAATCCCAAGATGGTCGAGTACACGAAGATCGGCACCGTGAAGCGCGTGGCGCCTGGCGCACTTACCGGTGGTGAGCTTTTCAAGGCATCCCCCCTGGAGTGGGTCGAGCAGGTCTTGCTGCCGAAGTTGGCTGCAAAGGGGGTAACCGACCCCGGCGCCATCAACGACGCAATCTCGTCGATGATCACCAACCGCACGGGGGCCAACCTGTTCACGACGCTGGTCATGCAGGCGCAGCAAATCCACAAGAACGAACGGCTGAACAAGGGCGCGGCCGACATCGACCAATCGGTCTCTCTGGGAAAGACCCTGACCCAAGGCCGCGAAGTCGAGGTGCTGGCCCGGTGGCGCGACCTCCAGCTTGAACTCGGGGAAAAGATCTCCCCGCTTTATAACGGTGTGCTGCGCATCACGGCGGCGGCCACGGAGAAGGTGACCGACTTCATGCAAAAGCACGCCACCACGGCGACGGTCCTTGTCTCCGCGTTGACGGTGCTCGCCGGCCTCATGGTGGCCGGTGGCACGCTTACGATCGGCCTGGCCGCCGTAATCGGCCCGCTGGCCATCGTCCGATTCGGTCTGACGACGCTGGGTGTCCAAGGCGGCCTCGGCGCGCGTGCACTAAGTCTGCTGGCCGACGGCTTTCGACTCGCCGGATCAGCGATCATGTTCGTTGGCCGCACCATGCTCCTGAACCCTATCGGGCTGACGATCACGGCGATCGCCCTAGCGGCCGCCCTGATATACGAGTACTGGACGCCCCTCAAGGCGTTTTTCAGCGATCTATGGGCGAAGGTTGCCTCGACGTTCGAGAACGCCGTACAGGCCGTTTCCGGGGCCGCGCAGCGCATCTGGGATGGTGCGGTGTCCGTCTTTGGCTCCATGTGGGCATCCATCACCGGGATTTTTAACGGCGGGGTTACTGGCCTGGGCTATGCGCTCATGAACTGGAACCCCCTGCAGCTGCTCTATGACGTTATCTCAGGCGCCCTGGCTACCCTTGGCATCCAGCTACCGGCGAAGTTCACCGAGTTCGGCGCGATGCTGATGACCGGCCTGATCAGCGGCATCACCGGCATGGCCGGCGCGGTGAAGGACTCGATAGTCGGCATGGGTGACGACGTGGTCGGGTGGTTCAAGGACAAGCTGGGCATCCGGTCGCCCAGCCGCGTATTTATCGGCCTGGGCGAATTCGTGTCGCAGGGCGCAGCCATCGGCATCGCGCGTCAGCAACCCTTGGCCGTCGATGCGGCGCGCGCGCTGGCCGGCGCGATCGCGGTAAGCGGGGCTCTGGCGGCGCCAGCGGCCTTGGCGTTCGAGCCGACCGGCAGCGACGGCCAACCGCTCAGCTTCGATACCCGTGCGCCAATCGCGGCGGCGGCCGGCGGCCGTCAGATCGTCATCCAGGGCGACACGATCACGATTCAGCTGTCGCCGGCCGGCGGGGCGGACACCGAAGATCTGGCCCAGCAGATCGGGCGAATTCTCGACCAGCGCGATCGCATGAAGGCCGCACGGATCCGTTCCCAGCTATCTGACGTCGCATAG
- a CDS encoding phage tail assembly protein: MTNPTPATAATASETAAAPATPTDPNAVELDEPIKRGSTEIKSVVLMRPNAGALRGTTLVALANMDVTALQTVIPRVTNPSISSAEVALMDPADLAAIGTKVAGFLLTKQDRAAFPGL, encoded by the coding sequence ATGACGAACCCAACCCCCGCCACAGCTGCCACCGCCAGCGAAACCGCTGCGGCCCCGGCGACCCCTACCGATCCCAATGCCGTCGAGTTGGACGAGCCCATCAAACGTGGGTCGACCGAGATCAAGTCCGTCGTCCTCATGCGGCCCAATGCCGGCGCGCTGCGTGGCACCACCCTCGTCGCGCTCGCGAATATGGACGTCACCGCATTGCAGACGGTCATCCCCCGCGTCACGAATCCGTCGATTTCGAGCGCGGAAGTCGCACTCATGGATCCGGCCGACCTGGCCGCGATCGGGACGAAGGTCGCCGGTTTTTTGCTGACGAAGCAGGACCGCGCGGCCTTCCCCGGACTGTAG